In Ascochyta rabiei chromosome 18, complete sequence, one DNA window encodes the following:
- a CDS encoding Very-long-chain 3-oxoacyl-CoA synthase — MGLDWLEVGVPTLDRPFGVALWPIFEKAFEPIAGYKPQDFRFVQGETPLSTFKSCAAFLVTYYIIIFGGRELMRGREPFKLNFLFKIHNFYLTAISGILLALFAEQLIPTVSRHGLFFAICDHKGGWTDKLVILYYLNYLTKFVELIDTCFLFLKKKPLTFLHTYHHGATAMLCYTQLIGHTPVSWPVITLNLAVHVVMYWYYFQSARGIRIWWKKYITVGQITQFVLDLGFIYFASWTYFTSTYAPHMPNLGKCAGEEFAAISGMVIITSYLFLFIGFYLATYKKPVPKGRRRATSALVEMKDEKVPTVGEARRRLSTSRPASVLSNGAATGASPSGTPNGRTTRSRKA, encoded by the exons ATGGGTCTGGATTGGCTTGAGGTTGGCGTGCCCACGCTGGATCGCCCCTTCGGTGTCGCGCTGTGGCCTATCTTCGAAAAGGCCTTCGAGCCCATCGCTGGCTACAAGCCGCAAGACTTCCGCTTCGTGCAGGGCGAGACCCCTCTGTCGACATTCAAGAGCTGCGCAGCCTTCCTTGTCACATACTACATCATCATCTTCGGCGGTCGCGAGTTAATGCGCGGACGTGAGCCATTCAAGCTCAACTTCCTGTTCAAGATCCACAACTTCTACCTTACTGCGATCAGCGGCATTCTTCTGGCGCTCTTCGCCGAGCAGTTGATTCCTACGGTTTCTCGACATGGTCTCTTTTTTGCCATTTGCGACCATAAGGGTGGCTGGACAGACAAGCTGGTCATTCTGTACTAC CTCAACTACCTTACCAAGTTCGTCGAGCTGATTGACACTTGCTTCCTTTTCCTCAAGAAGAAGCCCCTAA CCTTCCTCCACACCTACCACCATGGCGCGACCGCTATGCTCTGCTACACCCAGCTTATCGGCCACACCCCCGTTTCTTGGCCAGTCATCACCCTGAACTTGGCCGTTCACGTTGTCATGTACTGGTACTACTTTCAGAGTGCGCGCGGCATCCGAATCTGGTGGAAGAAGTACATCACAGTTGGCCAGATTACCCAATTTGTCCTCGATCTTG GATTCATCTACTTCGCCTCATGGACCTACTTCACCAGCACCTACGCTCCCCACATGCCCAACTTGGGCAAGTGCGCCGGAGAGGAGTTCGCTGCTATCTCCGGAATGGTCATCATCACCTCATACCTATTCCTCTTTATCGGTTTCTACCTCGCTACATACAAGAAGCCAGTGCCTAAGGGCCGCCGCAGGGCTACCAGCGCGTTGGTCGAGATGAAGGATGAGAAAGTCCCGACTGTCGGTGAAGCCCGCAGGCGTCTTTCTACTTCCCGTCCTGCCTCCGTCCTTTCTAACGGTGCTGCTACAGGTGCTTCGCCCAGCGGAACACCCAATGGTCGCACCACCAGGAGCCGCAAGGCCTAG
- a CDS encoding serine/threonine-protein phosphatase 2A 56 kDa regulatory subunit delta isoform, with amino-acid sequence MKGFRQRVLSRAKDGNKSSKKKDSTSGTASPSQGATGSPAGSANPTPSSSQTQLADARKNQPSADGQPSSGSLQPGQQGAPGAAGGAMFGGPGGMTGGAAAGAVGAGTPHRMGQPLVPNVTISPSAPHIPPPGAAETMPGDLAPPKAGQKSNVFDRLQATPKDNIEGIRTPKRQHSSRFDISDQRQRELEKLPGFHEVPPNKREELFVQKIDQCNIIFDFNDASGDMKSKEIKRLALHELLDYVANNRQVITEKMYPLVVQMFAKNLFRPIPPPMNPQGEAFDPEEDEPVLEVAWPHIQVVYEFFLRFIESQDFNTNIAKAYIDHSFVLNLLELFDSEDPRERDFLKTTLHRIYGKFLNLRSYIRRSINNVFFQFIYETERFNGIAELLEILGSIINGFALPLKEEHKLFLTRVLIPLHKVKSLSMYHPQLAYCIVQFLEKDAALTEEVVLGLLRYWPKVNSTKEVMFLNEVEDIFEVMDPAEFAKVQEPLFNQLAKSVASPHFQVAERALYFWNNEYFCNLVSDNVEVILPIMFAPLYENSKGHWNRTIHGMVYNAMKLFMEVNPQLFDDCSHDYAESQNNASQRKQSRQDRWDKLAQLAEARQNGTAPPHDSDPLSQGRLENLRLQDDGAARERRPKEYERQSSQTSRRHHVAHGGHHAHTTGRRASVGRPRSNSQSSGSTTSSRNGAPLVRTKSGNAITKVVSN; translated from the exons ATGAAGGGCTTTAGGCAAAGGGTT CTCTCAAGAGCGAAGGACGGCAACAAGTCATCTAAGAAGAAAGACTCGACCTCCGGCACCGCTTCCCCTTCGCAAGGCGCCACTGGCTCCCCTGCTGGCTCGGCCAATCCTACACCGTCCTCGTCACAGACACAGCTTGCAGACGCCCGCAAGAACCAACCTTCCGCGGACGGCCAGCCGAGCAGCGGCTCCCTGCAGCCCGGCCAACAGGGCGCGCCAGGCGCAGCAGGCGGCGCAATGTTTGGCGGACCTGGAGGCATGACAGGCGGAGCAGCTGCAGGCGCCGTTGGCGCTGGCACACCTCATAGAATGGGACAACCCCTTGTACCCAATGTCACCATCAGCCCGAGCGCTCCT CATATTCCTCCTCCTGGTGCGGCTGAGACAATGCCAGGCGACCTCGCTCCTCCCAAAGCCGGCCAGAAGTCGAACGTCTTCGATCGCCTCCAAGCCACACCCAAAGACAACATCGAAGGTATCAGGACGCCAAAGCGACAACACTCGTCCAGATTTGACATATCGGACCAGCGCCAGCGCGAACTGGAGAAGCTGCCAGGATTCCACGAAGTACCACCGAACAAACGAGAGGAACTCTTTGTGCAAAAGATCGACCAGTGTAACATCATCTTCGACTTCAACGATGCCAGTGGAGACATGAAGTCAAAGGAGATCAAACGCTTGGCGCTGCACGAACTGCTTGATTACGTCGCCAACAACCGCCAGGTCATTACCGAGAAAATGTACCCCCTCGTAGTTCAGATGTTCGCCAAGAACCTGTTCCGTCCTATTCCCCCCCCGATGAATCCGCAGGGAGAAGCTTTTGACCCTGAAGAAGACGAGCCGGTCTTGGAAGTAGCATGGCCGCATATCCAGGTTGTCTACGAGTTCTTCCTCCGCTTCATTGAGAGTCAGGACTTCAACACAAACATTGCCAAAGCCTACATAGACCATAGCTTTGTGCTCAAC CTTCTTGAGCTATTCGACTCTGAGGACCCAAGGGAACGCGACTTTCTGAAGACAACTCTCCATCGAATTTACGGTAAATTCCTCAACCTTCGCTCATACATTCGGCGCTCCATCAACAACGTCTTCTTCCAATTCATATACGAGACCGAGAGGTTCAACGGCATTGCTGAGCTCCTTGAAATTCTTGGGTCGATCATTAACGGTTTCGCTCTGCCACTGAAAGAGGAGCACAAGCTATTCCTGACTCGTGTGCTGATTCCTCTGCACAAAGTCAAGAGTTTGAGCATGTACCACCCGCAGCTAGCGTACTGTATCGTTCAGTTCTTAGAAAAGGACGCCGCTCTGACAGAAGAGGTCGTACTTGGTCTTCTCCGCTACTGGCCAAAGGTGAACAGCACTAAAGAAGTCATGTTCCTAAACGAAGTGGAAGATATCTTCGAAGTTATGGATCCGGCCGAATTTGCGAAGGTGCAAGAACCGCTGTTTAACCAATTGGCCAAGTCGGTGGCCAGCCCTCACTTTCAG GTCGCCGAACGCGCGCTGTACTTCTGGAACAACGAGTACTTCTGCAACCTCGTCAGCGACAACGTTGAAGTCATTCTGCCCATCATGTTTGCTCCATTGTACGAGAACTCGAAGGGCCACTGGAATAG GACCATTCATGGTATGGTGTATAACGCCATGAAGTTATTCATGGAAGTCAACCCTCAGCTGTTCGACGACTGTTCACACGACTATGCCGAATCCCAGAACAACGCAAGTCAAAGAAAACAGAGCAGGCAGGACCGCTGGGACAAGCTCGCCCAGCTTGCTGAAGCACGTCAGAACGGAACTGCTCCGCCGCACGACTCAGATCCTCTCAGCCAAGGACGATTGGAAAACCTTCGGCTGCAAGATGACGGAGCTGCGAGAGAGAGGCGACCGAAGGAGTATGAGCGACAGAGCAGCCAGACTTCG CGCCGGCATCATGTCGCTCATGGCGGCCATCACGCTCATACTACTGGACGGCGGGCATCTGTTGGCCGACCTCGCAGCAACAGCCAGTCCAGCGGTAGCACAACATCGTCGCGCAACGGGGCGCCCCTTGTCCGTACAAAATCTGGCAATGCAATCACGAAAGTCGTCTCGAATTAG
- a CDS encoding tau 95 subunit of transcription factor TFIIIC encodes MNNNEHDVGTESSSPTLAPWLPIPSRAVSAIEHPCIIKNLDKGITSLGGSVKLSKGLRSKLETTADVEGDDELQKLISVSLRPNDPFAKRLLSTPVTTNNLLLKVKVPKRTGRKRKRGTTGPFLSELEAQRITDGAAASLVKSTYVEASTIYQSLHDNASRYEVAFAGVVDETHRFRAMPDLQYAASHDNLMVGLREHVLPARYADLKKYDINTEAGADPTKSVGPSAEFLQMPIAFNYKFQQNAYVKYTDQGEVNVQRRFQYNSYIILKPTDDAVPIQPKPTLQPESSLTPYLQTLIAQIRDLLKERPIITRHMLYNKLGWDKRTRLRQAAVYCGYFFESGPWREALVSWGIDPRKDPQYRRYQTVSFMSYKKRGTARHHDAFDKHVQELGRMTSEQLEHQHTFDGIHASNTGNTFQFCDITDPLIAKILATEDIRTSCAPTFQGWYHVGTWAKVTVILKHKMNTIIGGEIPDDSLYQRVCLWPELWDDQEIYATYRDEVNDREMHEAKRREHDVMHNVRIAARNPRYAFEKMERPNGIDTSTTGVADAEPAEDVEIPEDLTEYPDNPETAEATSNDVVQNDDSSDSEDDDGDEDEDDEDDDEDAHDQEQAVDEDGVWEEDDDDDSAVISARAVSEGPAPFGGLYNV; translated from the exons ATGAACAACAACGAACATGACGTGGGCACCGAGAGTAGCAGCCCTACGCTCGCACCGTGGCTGCCCATCCCATCTCGCGCTGTCTCGGCCATTGAGCATCCATGCATCATCAAAAATCTTGACAAGGGCATTACCTCATTAGGCGGGTCAGTCAAACTGAGCAAG GGTCTGAGATCCAAGCTGGAGACAACCGCCGACGTTGAGGGCGACGATGAGCTTCAAAAGCTTATTTCTGTGTCACTGCGGCCGAACGACCCATTCGCCAAGCGTCTGCTCTCAACACCAGTGACGACTAACAACCTGCTACTCAAGGTGAAGGTTCCCAAACGAACTGGCAGAAAGAGGAAGCGCGGTACTACAGGGCCATTTTTGTCCGAGCTTGAAGCTCAAAGAATCACTGACGGCGCTGCTGCAAGTCTAGTGAAGAGCACGTATGTTGAAGCTTCGACCATCTACCAGAGCCTACACGACAATGCGTCTCGGTACGAGGTCGCGTTTGCTGGTGTCGTTGACGAGACACATCGATTTCGAG CCATGCCGGACTTACAATACGCCGCATCTCACGACAACCTAATGGTCGGTCTAAGAGAGCATGTATTACCTGCACGGT ACGCCGACTTGAAGAAGTACGACATCAACACAGAGGCTGGCGCAGATCCAACGAAGAGCGTGGGGCCTTCAGCCGAGTTTCTACAGATGCCAATTGCGTTCAATTATAA GTTTCAACAAAATGCTTACGTCAAGTACACTGATCAAGGCGAGGTTAACGTGCAGAGACGTTTCCAGTACAACAGCTACATCATTCTCAAGCCCACCGACGATGCTGTGCCCATACAACCTAAGCCAACTCTGCAGCCAGAGTCATCCCTCACGCCTTACCTGCAGACACTCATCGCTCAGATCAGAGACCTCCTCAAAGAAAGACCTATCATCACGCGGCACATGCTATACAACAAGCTCGGCTGGGATAAGCGTACTCGTTTACGACAAGCTGCTGTGTACTGTGGCTACTTCTTTGAGAGTGGCCCGTGGCGCGAAGCCCTCGTCAGCTGGGGCATAGATCCTCGCAAAGACCCTCAATATCGACGGTACCAGACTGTGTCATTCATGTCCTACAAGAAACGTGGCACGGCCAGGCACCACGATGCGTTTGACAAACACGTCCAAGAGCTTGGGCGGATGACGTCAGAACAACTTGAGCATCAGCATACGTTTGACGGCATCCATGCCTCCAATACTGGCAACACATTCCAGTTCTGCGACATCACCGATCCACTGATAGCTAAGATCCTTGCGACGGAAGATATTCGAACCAGTTGCGCTCCAACCTTCCAGGGATGGTATCATGTTGGTACGTGGGCTAAAGTGACTGTTATCTTGAAGCACAAGATGAACACAATCATTGGAGGCGAGATACCTGATGACTCTCTATACCAGCGTGTCTGTCTGTGGCCAGAGCTGTGGGACGACCAGGAAATATATGCTACCTATAGGGACGAAGTCAACGACCGCGAAATGCACGAAGCAAAGCGAAGAGAACATGATGTCATGCATAACGTACGCATTGCTGCGAGAAACCCAAGATACGCCTTTGAAAAGATGGAGAGACCAAATGGCATAGACACCAGCACGACTGGTGTAGCTGACGCAGAGCCTGCTGAGGATGTGGAGATCCCTGAGGACCTTACAGAATATCCAGACAACCCGGAAACAGCAGAAGCGACTTCTAATGACGTTGTACAGAACGATGACAGCAGCGACAGCGAGGACGATGATGGCGATGAAGACGAAGatgatgaagatgatgacGAGGATGCCCACGATCAGGAGCAAGCTGTGGATGAAGATGGCGTTTGGGAAGaagacgacgatgatgattCTGCGGTCATATCTGCACGAGCAGTCTCAGAAGGTCCTGCGCCATTTGGTGGCCTGTACAATGTCTAG
- a CDS encoding Cytochrome c oxidase subunit 6 encodes MSFVRATSKISRVAVRAPVYRSAPVAWNAQRAFSQSAVRCSDAHAEETFEEFTARYEKEFEKVNDVFELQRNLNNCFAYDLVPSPTVITAALRAARRVNDFPSAVRVFEGIKFKVENKNQYEEYLQELEPIREELGIPLKEAMYPDEK; translated from the exons ATGTCTTTCGTCCGCGCAACCTCGAAGATCAGCCGTGTGGCCGTCCGTGCCCCGGTCTACCGTTCGGCCCCCGTCGCCTGGAACGCTCAGCGCGCCTTCTCTCAGTCCGCTGTCAGGTGCAGTGATGCGCACGCTGAGGAGACATTTGAGGAGTTCACCGCCAG GTACGAGAAGGAGTTTGAGAAGGTCAACGATGTTTTCGAGCTCCAG CGAAACCTGAACAACTGCTTCGCCTACGATCTTGTCCCCTCTCCCACCGTCATCACCGCCGCTCTCCGTGCTGCCAGGCGTGTTAACGACTTCCCCTCGGCCGTCCGAGTTTTCGAGG GTATTAAGTTCAAGGTTGAGAACAAGAACCAGTATGAGGAGTACCTCCAGGAGCTCGAGCCTATCCGTGAGGAGCTCGGTATCCCCCTCAAGGAGGCTATGTACCCCGATGAGAAGTAG
- a CDS encoding Choline dehydrogenase: protein MVHPFSLLSTVQLVLTARNASAAYDYVIVGGGTAGMLLANRLSANPRITVAIVEAGSSAFNNPNVTYVPKSIAEFGLGFNTSVEWGYTTEHQKYAANDSLPYWAGKGIVGSTLINGMTYVRAEKRQIDAWEELGNEGWNWKSLDKYYVEQESFLTPSEQQRVNGATFEESAHGYEGGLDVGITPYITGQRAFDVLRETHEAQGYVWNKDVNTGNMPGFCTWPMTLDASKVVREDAARAFHYPVQERPNLHVFLNSTASHILWTDLDDASDRTASGVQIVRSDGTMRTLQAIEEVIVAAGSIRSPAILELSGIGNPSVLRSLGIETVVALPSVGSNLQDQPANGIVYSSPTNWTGYSTFASFLTASDLFGPDLSSVTASVKANLTSWASTILSDYVPNATTLAIQERLLQHQLDLVFTSNSTVPLAEILWAPIGNAIVAQFWNLLPFSRGSIHINSTNPISQPSINPNFFQLPIDTLVQAAIAVRVRKLFATPPLSQHVTAEVTPGFSAVPRNASFADKRWATWIKGSFSGNSHPVTTCAMMGSELGGVVDSEGKVYGTCNVRVVDASIFPTQISGHLSASVYALAGKIADAVLKKAEKV, encoded by the coding sequence ATGGTTCATCCATTCTCCCTGCTTTCAACAGTGCAGCTCGTCTTAACAGCACGCAATGCCTCCGCAGCATACGACTACGTCATAGTGGGAGGTGGTACCGCGGGAATGCTCTTGGCTAACCGCCTCTCTGCCAACCCAAGAATCACCGTTGCTATTGTCGAAGCAGGAAGCTCTGCCTTCAATAATCCCAACGTAACTTACGTACCAAAGTCCATCGCAGAGTTCGGTCTGGGCTTCAACACATCTGTAGAGTGGGGATACACGACGGAGCACCAGAAATATGCTGCGAACGATTCTCTGCCTTACTGGGCTGGCAAAGGCATCGTTGGGTCGACACTGATCAACGGAATGACGTACGTGAGGGCGGAAAAGAGGCAAATTGATGCCTGGGAAGAGTTGGGTAACGAGGGGTGGAATTGGAAGAGTCTGGACAAGTACTATGTGGAGCAGGAAAGCTTCCTGACTCCAAGTGAGCAGCAAAGAGTCAATGGAGCGACATTCGAGGAAAGTGCTCATGGATACGAGGGAGGGCTTGATGTGGGGATCACACCTTATATAACTGGTCAAAGGGCTTTTGATGTTCTGAGAGAGACACATGAAGCTCAGGGATATGTATGGAACAAGGACGTGAACACGGGTAACATGCCAGGGTTCTGCACTTGGCCGATGACGCTTGATGCTTCCAAGGTGGTGAGAGAAGATGCTGCGAGGGCTTTCCATTATCCTGTTCAGGAGCGGCCAAATCTACACGTGTTTCTCAATTCTACGGCATCACATATCCTCTGGACAGACTTGGACGACGCGTCAGACAGGACCGCTTCAGGGGTTCAGATTGTGAGATCGGACGGAACCATGAGAACGCTGCAAGCTATCGAAGAAGTCATCGTAGCCGCAGGCTCCATCAGATCACCCGCCATACTCGAGCTGTCAGGAATTGGCAATCCATCAGTTTTGAGGTCGCTCGGTATCGAAACTGTTGTCGCACTCCCATCTGTGGGTTCAAACCTCCAAGACCAACCAGCAAACGGCATTGTCTACTCCTCTCCCACGAACTGGACCGGATATTCTACATTCGCAAGCTTCCTCACTGCATCGGACCTTTTCGGTCCTGACCTTTCTTCCGTTACCGCCAGCGTCAAAGCAAATCTGACATCCTGGGCTTCAACCATTCTTTCGGACTACGTCCCCAACGCCACAACACTCGCAATCCAAGAACGGTTACTCCAACACCAACTCGACCTCGTATTTACAAGCAACAGTACCGTCCCGCTAGCCGAGATTCTCTGGGCACCAATTGGCAACGCCATCGTAGCGCAGTTCTGGAACCTCCTCCCTTTCTCCCGCGGCTCGATTCACATCAACTCGACAAACCCAATATCACAACCTTCCATCAACCCGAACTTCTTCCAGCTTCCAATCGACACGCTTGTCCAAGCCGCCATCGCCGTCCGCGTTCGCAAGCTGTTCGCCACACCCCCGCTGTCCCAGCACGTCACTGCCGAAGTCACACCTGGATTTTCCGCCGTGCCGCGGAACGCGAGTTTCGCAGATAAAAGATGGGCGACATGGATCAAGGGGAGTTTTTCGGGGAACTCGCATCCGGTTACCACGTGTGCGATGATGGGGAGCGAGTTGGGCGGTGTGGTTGATAGCGAGGGGAAAGTGTACGGCACGTGTAATGTGAGGGTCGTGGATGCAAGTATCTTCCCCACGCAGATTAGTGGTCATTTGAGTGCGAGTGTGTACGCACTGGCTGGGAAGATCGCAGATGCGGTGTTGAAGAAGGCTGAGAAGGTGTAG